The following proteins are encoded in a genomic region of Pseudodesulfovibrio mercurii:
- a CDS encoding sodium/substrate symporter small subunit → MEQIERIRKRQLQFALGVGIPYFAFVIGIFLLVYLASAWVTGISILGFPLHYWLVAVAIYPITWGLFIWYVGKANRIEDEIADTVEGE, encoded by the coding sequence ATGGAACAGATCGAGAGAATTCGTAAACGACAACTGCAATTCGCGCTGGGCGTCGGCATTCCCTATTTCGCCTTCGTCATCGGCATCTTCCTGCTCGTCTACCTGGCCAGCGCATGGGTAACCGGCATTTCCATCCTCGGTTTCCCCCTGCACTACTGGCTGGTGGCCGTCGCCATCTACCCGATCACCTGGGGACTGTTCATCTGGTACGTGGGCAAGGCCAACCGCATCGAAGACGAAATAGCCGACACCGTCGAAGGAGAATAA
- a CDS encoding glycosyltransferase family 9 protein, with protein MNVLIINLTRFGDLIQTQPVIAGFKDRGDRVGLVCLVNFATAATLLRGVDRVFAFPGAGLLSGLDRDWRLAVRDLDGFRRTVFADFAPDETVNLTPSVASRLLAYGLTPPGGVTTGFTVDEFGFNADTSSWAAFLQMAGANRGASPFNVCDLFLRAAGLTGGGDGLGLADPGEDALARADELLAAQAGPDGFAALQLGASEDRRRWPVENFIETARMLHERDGLVPVLLGSKGEAGLGARFAEGAEFPFIDCIGRTSLTELAGVLRRCRVLLTNDTGTMHLAAGLGVPLCAVFLATAQPWDTGPYRAGNICLEPDLDCHPCGFGTTCPHDEACRRAVTPEAVYGCARALVHGGEPAPVPGARIWRTRVGPDGFMDLDSLSGHETTDRAAWIGLQRAHFSAFLDGRTAEGRTGTGPRPGEALRRELSKTLTSARDMLFLLSQQGALLRINPRPQAKTKFLASWQRVQNILSSNNYLNILALLWMFESQRQGDDLASLLTVAERHSALLTGLLDDLA; from the coding sequence GTGAACGTCCTGATCATCAACCTGACCCGCTTCGGCGACCTGATCCAGACCCAGCCCGTGATCGCCGGTTTCAAGGACCGAGGGGACCGGGTGGGGCTGGTCTGCCTGGTCAACTTCGCCACGGCGGCCACCCTGCTGCGGGGCGTGGACCGGGTCTTCGCCTTTCCCGGCGCGGGACTCCTGTCCGGCCTGGACCGGGACTGGCGGCTGGCCGTGCGCGACCTGGACGGGTTCCGGCGCACGGTCTTCGCCGACTTCGCGCCGGACGAGACCGTGAACCTGACGCCCTCGGTGGCCTCCCGGCTGCTGGCCTACGGACTGACCCCGCCCGGCGGGGTGACCACGGGCTTCACCGTGGACGAGTTCGGCTTCAACGCGGACACCTCGTCCTGGGCCGCCTTCCTGCAGATGGCCGGGGCCAACCGGGGGGCCAGCCCGTTCAACGTCTGCGATCTCTTTCTGCGGGCCGCCGGACTGACGGGCGGCGGCGACGGCCTGGGTTTGGCCGATCCCGGCGAGGACGCCCTGGCGCGGGCCGACGAGCTGCTGGCCGCACAGGCCGGACCGGACGGATTTGCCGCCCTGCAACTGGGGGCCAGCGAGGACCGCCGCCGCTGGCCCGTGGAAAATTTCATCGAGACGGCCCGCATGCTTCACGAGCGCGACGGCCTGGTACCGGTCCTGCTCGGCAGCAAAGGAGAGGCCGGACTGGGCGCGCGCTTCGCCGAGGGCGCGGAGTTCCCGTTCATCGACTGCATCGGCCGGACCTCCCTGACCGAACTGGCCGGGGTCCTGCGCCGCTGCCGGGTGCTCCTGACCAACGACACCGGGACCATGCACCTGGCCGCCGGACTGGGCGTGCCACTGTGCGCGGTCTTCCTGGCCACGGCCCAGCCCTGGGACACCGGGCCGTACCGGGCGGGCAACATCTGCCTGGAGCCGGACCTGGACTGCCATCCGTGCGGGTTCGGCACGACCTGCCCCCATGACGAGGCCTGCCGCCGGGCGGTGACCCCGGAGGCCGTGTACGGCTGCGCCCGCGCCCTGGTGCACGGCGGCGAACCGGCCCCCGTGCCCGGCGCGCGCATCTGGCGCACGCGCGTCGGTCCGGACGGGTTCATGGACCTCGACTCCCTGTCCGGGCACGAGACCACGGACAGGGCCGCGTGGATCGGCCTGCAACGGGCGCATTTCAGCGCCTTCCTGGACGGAAGGACTGCGGAGGGCCGGACCGGGACGGGCCCGCGTCCGGGGGAAGCCCTGCGCCGGGAACTGTCCAAAACTTTGACGAGCGCGCGGGACATGCTTTTCCTGCTCTCCCAGCAGGGCGCGCTGTTGCGCATCAACCCCCGGCCCCAGGCCAAAACCAAGTTCCTGGCCTCCTGGCAGCGGGTGCAAAACATCTTGTCATCTAATAATTACCTTAATATATTGGCGTTGTTGTGGATGTTCGAGAGTCAGCGCCAAGGCGACGACCTCGCCTCCCTCCTGACGGTGGCCGAGCGTCACTCCGCTCTGCTCACCGGCCTGCTCGACGACCTCGCCTGA
- a CDS encoding putative nucleotidyltransferase substrate binding domain-containing protein: MNLNGDSPVNGDFGVPDGLLDELRVMAREGKLAGLRRTRLDLVGEWLDRGAGAEETCRRLTRFNRDVVTAVLEAHVAEYPWLARCTFMEFGSGGREEMVPGSDQDNGLLVPKAVDEAVDEAEMDDCTQSIVIALDGAGLALCDGGVMVSNPEWRGDFDTWLARLTGWLSNPAEKGPWQSGLILDFQAVFGAEDEVRRMRERLWEYVRTKPIALSLLVRELTDYRLPLTLFGAFVTEREGPWHGYLNIKKSVLAHLTNSARILALKYGVHPHNTCERIRALAGAGHIAEQHGRALLDGWEYLQRKRLDIGLECDRTGLPPHNYVNPAALDQAERGRLKAAIHAVEKLVRLVQAGSGL, encoded by the coding sequence GTGAATTTGAACGGCGACAGCCCCGTGAACGGCGATTTCGGCGTCCCGGACGGCCTGTTGGACGAGTTGCGGGTCATGGCCCGCGAGGGCAAGCTGGCGGGACTGCGCCGGACCCGGCTCGACCTGGTCGGGGAGTGGCTCGACCGGGGGGCGGGCGCCGAGGAGACCTGTCGGCGGCTGACCCGGTTCAACCGCGACGTGGTCACGGCCGTGCTCGAAGCCCACGTGGCGGAATATCCATGGCTCGCCCGGTGCACCTTCATGGAGTTCGGCTCGGGCGGCCGCGAGGAAATGGTCCCCGGCTCGGACCAGGACAACGGGCTGCTCGTGCCGAAAGCCGTGGACGAGGCCGTGGACGAGGCCGAGATGGACGACTGCACCCAGTCCATCGTCATCGCCCTGGACGGGGCCGGGCTGGCCCTGTGCGACGGCGGGGTCATGGTCTCCAACCCCGAGTGGCGGGGGGACTTCGACACCTGGCTCGCCCGGCTGACCGGATGGCTGTCCAATCCGGCGGAGAAGGGGCCGTGGCAGTCCGGGCTGATCCTCGACTTCCAGGCCGTGTTCGGGGCCGAGGACGAGGTTCGGCGCATGCGCGAGCGGCTGTGGGAGTACGTCCGCACCAAGCCCATCGCCCTGTCCCTGCTGGTCCGCGAGTTGACCGACTACCGGCTGCCCCTGACCTTGTTCGGGGCCTTCGTCACCGAGCGCGAGGGGCCGTGGCACGGGTACCTGAACATCAAGAAGTCGGTCCTGGCCCACCTGACCAACAGCGCGCGCATCCTGGCCCTCAAGTACGGCGTGCACCCGCACAACACCTGCGAGCGCATCCGCGCCCTGGCCGGGGCCGGACACATCGCCGAACAGCACGGCCGCGCCCTGCTGGACGGCTGGGAATACCTCCAGCGCAAGCGGCTCGACATCGGCCTGGAGTGCGACCGCACCGGGCTGCCGCCGCACAACTACGTCAACCCGGCGGCCCTGGACCAGGCCGAACGGGGCAGGCTCAAGGCGGCCATCCACGCCGTGGAAAAGCTCGTCCGTCTTGTCCAGGCCGGTTCCGGCCTCTGA
- a CDS encoding cation acetate symporter produces the protein MELGYQIPVTALLLIGCMLAFTVVTTFMFRSQKTSADYYLAGRKVNSFINASAISSDYLSAASFLGVAGVAFLFGFDGIIYALGFFVGYIALLLFLASPLRKFGRYTVPDFVSERFHSKPARVLGVIGVLFISLFYMAPQMLGAGKVMGLLLNLDYSTSIVIIACIITFYVTVGGMKATTVNQLVQFWILFGAMFLLAFIPFMIKGYTYTDVVKFLHDFKGAAPISGKEFDGAAYTSPAYWLTSLKDTLSLLLALMFGTAGLPHILVRFYTAPDGKAARRTVIYVLFLIGMFYIMSPYVGHVIRYVFLKGEAMGVSPHLMQWLADNGKNLAVPVAGSYFGGQILLGIVVAGAFAAILSTVAGLIIACAGAIGHDLVVNVFNPDMPERSRVKVARIASVCVGLLGIPLGFWAESMQIAILVGLAFAIAASTFFPVLVMGVWWPKMTKGGACAGLVTGIIGSFAMILGKSMLPHFLQYNNPGGFVMILTFIAIYAVSKMEYAAKGEAALPPDTMEVMTLLHGPERA, from the coding sequence ATGGAACTCGGATATCAGATACCGGTCACGGCCCTGCTGCTCATCGGCTGCATGCTGGCCTTCACCGTGGTCACCACCTTCATGTTCCGTAGCCAGAAGACCTCGGCCGACTACTACCTGGCCGGACGCAAGGTCAATTCGTTCATCAACGCCTCGGCCATCTCCTCGGACTACCTGTCCGCGGCCTCCTTCCTGGGCGTGGCGGGCGTGGCCTTCCTGTTCGGCTTCGACGGCATCATCTACGCGCTGGGCTTCTTCGTGGGCTACATCGCCCTGCTCCTCTTCCTGGCCAGCCCCCTGCGCAAGTTCGGGCGCTACACCGTGCCCGACTTCGTCTCGGAGCGGTTCCACTCCAAACCCGCCCGCGTGCTCGGCGTGATCGGCGTGCTGTTCATCTCCCTCTTCTACATGGCCCCGCAGATGCTCGGCGCGGGCAAGGTCATGGGGCTGCTGCTCAACCTGGACTACTCCACGTCCATCGTCATCATCGCCTGCATCATCACCTTCTACGTCACCGTGGGCGGCATGAAGGCCACCACCGTCAACCAGCTGGTCCAGTTCTGGATCCTGTTCGGCGCCATGTTCCTGCTGGCCTTCATCCCCTTCATGATCAAGGGCTACACCTACACCGACGTGGTCAAGTTCCTGCACGACTTCAAGGGCGCCGCCCCCATCTCGGGCAAGGAGTTCGACGGCGCGGCCTACACCAGCCCGGCCTACTGGCTGACCAGCCTCAAGGACACCCTGTCCCTGCTGCTCGCCCTCATGTTCGGCACCGCCGGACTGCCGCACATCCTGGTGCGCTTCTACACCGCCCCGGACGGCAAGGCCGCCCGCCGGACCGTCATCTACGTGCTCTTCCTCATCGGCATGTTCTACATCATGAGCCCCTACGTGGGCCACGTGATTCGCTACGTCTTCCTCAAGGGCGAGGCCATGGGCGTTTCCCCGCACCTCATGCAGTGGCTGGCCGACAACGGCAAGAACCTGGCCGTGCCCGTGGCGGGCTCCTACTTCGGCGGCCAGATCCTCCTCGGCATCGTGGTGGCCGGGGCCTTCGCCGCCATCCTGTCCACCGTGGCCGGGCTGATCATCGCCTGCGCCGGGGCCATCGGCCACGACCTGGTGGTCAACGTCTTTAACCCGGACATGCCCGAACGCTCCCGCGTCAAGGTCGCCCGCATCGCCTCGGTCTGCGTGGGGCTGCTCGGCATCCCCCTGGGCTTCTGGGCCGAATCCATGCAGATCGCCATCCTCGTGGGACTCGCCTTCGCCATCGCCGCCTCGACCTTCTTCCCGGTCCTGGTCATGGGCGTGTGGTGGCCCAAGATGACCAAGGGCGGGGCCTGCGCTGGCCTGGTCACCGGCATCATCGGCTCCTTCGCCATGATCCTGGGCAAGTCCATGCTGCCGCACTTCCTGCAATACAACAATCCCGGCGGATTCGTCATGATCCTGACCTTCATCGCCATCTACGCGGTCTCCAAGATGGAGTACGCCGCCAAGGGCGAGGCCGCCCTGCCGCCCGACACCATGGAGGTCATGACCCTGCTCCACGGCCCCGAAAGAGCGTAA
- a CDS encoding murein transglycosylase domain-containing protein — translation MTPRILLLALLCLLGACSRYDAVRIARAAATGSPTAAAEALARDKAIGYATNPAAIGNDLKSFQKLVQNFIETVTGVWGEDDVRMPAPKQYVKYTDNYLSRASVDFDTGVIVVETVADKEPLMSLRNAIVTTLLTPGDPRAVDLYSARTVELGETPFLLGEVKDADGKDIRWAWRAERYADHLIKNDLRTREVKGRTARSVSFHMIRDHLTVRAAKYRELVEKTAERFAVSRNLVYAIMKVESDFNPFAVSQASAVGLMQVVPSTAGGDVYRLLHGRAGEPSRGDLFEPPTNIVYGTAYLHLLDTRFLGGVKDPVSREYCVIAGYNGGAGGVLKTFDGDRTRAVKKINALPPAGVYDTLRRGLPFEETKRYLGKVLEAKKEFVNF, via the coding sequence ATGACACCAAGGATTCTTCTTCTGGCCCTGCTCTGCCTGCTGGGCGCCTGTTCCCGATACGACGCGGTGCGCATCGCCCGGGCTGCGGCCACGGGCAGCCCGACGGCTGCGGCCGAAGCCCTGGCCAGGGACAAGGCCATCGGCTACGCCACCAATCCCGCCGCCATCGGCAACGACCTGAAAAGCTTCCAGAAGCTTGTCCAGAACTTCATCGAAACCGTGACCGGCGTCTGGGGCGAGGACGACGTCCGGATGCCCGCGCCCAAACAATACGTCAAGTACACTGACAATTATCTTTCGCGGGCCAGTGTGGACTTCGACACCGGGGTCATCGTGGTCGAGACCGTGGCCGACAAGGAGCCGCTCATGAGCCTGCGCAACGCCATCGTGACCACCCTGCTCACCCCCGGCGACCCGCGCGCCGTGGACCTCTATTCGGCCAGGACCGTGGAGCTCGGGGAGACCCCGTTCCTGCTGGGCGAGGTCAAGGACGCGGACGGCAAGGACATCCGCTGGGCGTGGCGGGCCGAACGGTACGCCGACCATCTCATCAAGAACGACCTGCGCACGCGCGAGGTCAAGGGCAGGACCGCCCGCTCCGTGAGCTTCCACATGATCCGGGACCACCTCACGGTGCGCGCGGCCAAGTACCGGGAGCTGGTGGAGAAGACCGCCGAGCGGTTCGCGGTCAGCCGCAACCTGGTCTACGCGATCATGAAGGTGGAGTCGGACTTCAACCCGTTCGCGGTCAGTCAGGCTTCGGCCGTGGGGCTGATGCAGGTGGTCCCGTCCACGGCGGGCGGCGACGTCTACCGCCTGCTGCACGGCAGGGCCGGGGAGCCGTCGCGCGGGGACCTCTTCGAGCCGCCGACCAACATCGTCTACGGCACGGCCTACCTGCACCTGCTCGACACCCGCTTCCTGGGCGGGGTCAAGGACCCGGTGTCCAGGGAGTACTGCGTCATCGCCGGGTACAACGGCGGCGCGGGCGGAGTGCTCAAGACCTTCGACGGGGACAGGACCCGCGCGGTGAAAAAGATCAACGCCCTGCCGCCCGCCGGGGTCTACGACACCCTGCGCCGGGGACTTCCCTTCGAGGAGACGAAACGATATCTTGGCAAGGTTCTTGAAGCCAAGAAGGAATTCGTCAACTTCTAG